In one Shewanella loihica PV-4 genomic region, the following are encoded:
- a CDS encoding DNA polymerase II — protein sequence MHDLNTPLVSVKGRILTRHHQGSELHYYLSTAEGPARVIVPNGERICFCRTQDELRLLGDNRESGIRSEALNLTTFQDEPVSALYFANNQSFRHLSRIATDKGISLYESELRAEQRYLIERYIALDVEFIGRWQSQALDTPTLIAERARRSELDVNREVKLAVVSLDFECAMDGELFSVGLYGQSASGEPYQQVIMVGEACDSPPEYLSLVPNEAALIKSLLDWFKLNDPDIIIGWAVVTFDLALLYRRARALNIPLTLGRLGTQLSWRVDNKYRPETLILPGRVVLDGIDWLKAAFYQFDSFSLESVARELLGEGKAIHNVSHRAEEIATLFREDKAALAHYNITDCRLVWEIFAKTDLLAFVMERSRLTGLELGRVGASVAAFNNLYLPHLHRAGYVAPSVPVSDGIESPGGYVMDSKPGLYQHILVLDFKSLYPSIIRTFLIDPKGLVEGLKAEANAGVKGVREGNDTVPGFLGAQFSRNSPILPELIASLSAKREEAKREANAPLSQAIKIIMNSLYGVLGSRGCVFHDARLASSITLRGHEIMKQTKQWIEALGLTVIYGDTDSTFVHISSPERVGDINAFARELVASINEKWRLKLKQEFQLECYLELEYERHFEQFFMPTLRGSTEGSKKRYVGAYRQEDQSLKLVFKGMEQVRSDWSPLAREVQAELYYRLFAKQDVLGYLKQIVDALQRGELDDRLIFSKRLRRNIEDYTAKSSPHVKAATLWCQRSGNDSHGKRGEKISYLMTQNGAEPVQHLLGKIDYQYYLDKQIAPISDPILSILNTSFNNLVAKQMSLI from the coding sequence TTGCATGATTTAAACACCCCGCTGGTGAGCGTAAAAGGGCGGATCTTAACCCGTCACCACCAAGGCAGCGAATTACATTATTACCTTAGTACGGCTGAAGGGCCGGCTCGGGTCATAGTGCCCAATGGCGAGCGCATCTGTTTTTGTCGCACTCAGGATGAGTTGCGCCTGCTCGGAGACAATCGTGAGAGTGGGATACGCAGTGAGGCGCTTAATCTGACCACCTTCCAAGATGAACCGGTCAGCGCACTCTATTTCGCTAATAATCAAAGCTTTCGTCATCTCAGTCGTATCGCCACCGATAAGGGGATCTCCCTTTATGAGTCTGAACTCAGGGCCGAGCAGCGTTATCTCATCGAGCGCTACATCGCCCTAGACGTAGAGTTTATCGGCCGCTGGCAAAGCCAAGCACTAGACACGCCTACGCTCATCGCCGAGCGGGCCAGACGCAGTGAGCTAGATGTTAATCGAGAAGTTAAGCTGGCTGTGGTCTCGCTGGATTTCGAATGTGCCATGGATGGAGAGCTTTTTAGTGTCGGGCTGTACGGCCAATCGGCCAGCGGCGAGCCCTATCAACAGGTGATCATGGTGGGGGAAGCGTGTGACTCGCCGCCTGAGTATCTCTCACTTGTGCCCAATGAGGCGGCATTAATTAAGTCGCTGCTGGATTGGTTTAAGCTCAATGATCCCGACATCATCATAGGCTGGGCGGTAGTGACCTTCGACCTGGCGCTCTTGTATCGCAGGGCCAGGGCGCTCAATATTCCGCTGACGCTTGGCAGGCTAGGCACTCAGCTTTCTTGGCGGGTCGATAACAAATATCGACCCGAGACCTTAATCTTGCCTGGGCGTGTGGTGCTCGATGGCATCGACTGGCTCAAGGCGGCCTTCTATCAGTTTGACAGTTTTAGTCTGGAATCTGTCGCCAGAGAGTTACTCGGTGAGGGGAAGGCGATTCACAACGTCAGTCACCGCGCCGAGGAGATAGCGACCCTGTTTCGTGAGGATAAGGCGGCGCTGGCCCACTACAATATTACCGACTGTCGCCTGGTGTGGGAGATCTTTGCCAAAACCGATCTGTTGGCATTTGTGATGGAGCGTTCGCGTCTAACCGGCTTAGAGCTTGGCCGGGTCGGCGCCTCGGTGGCCGCGTTTAATAATCTTTATCTGCCCCATCTGCACCGCGCCGGCTATGTCGCCCCCAGCGTGCCGGTCAGCGATGGCATAGAGAGCCCAGGCGGCTATGTGATGGACTCTAAACCGGGTCTCTATCAACATATATTGGTGCTCGATTTTAAGAGCCTTTATCCCTCGATCATCAGAACGTTTTTGATTGACCCAAAGGGGTTGGTGGAAGGATTAAAAGCAGAGGCTAATGCCGGGGTAAAGGGAGTAAGAGAAGGCAATGACACCGTGCCTGGCTTTTTGGGCGCCCAGTTTAGTCGCAACTCGCCTATTCTGCCCGAGCTTATCGCCAGCCTGTCTGCCAAGCGCGAAGAAGCCAAGCGCGAAGCCAACGCCCCCCTGTCGCAGGCGATAAAGATCATCATGAACTCCCTATACGGCGTGCTGGGGTCTCGCGGCTGCGTATTCCACGATGCGCGCCTGGCAAGCTCAATTACCCTTAGGGGTCATGAGATCATGAAGCAGACCAAGCAATGGATTGAGGCGTTGGGCTTGACCGTTATCTATGGTGATACCGACTCTACCTTCGTGCATATCTCCTCGCCCGAGCGTGTCGGTGATATCAATGCCTTTGCCAGGGAGTTGGTCGCATCGATCAACGAGAAATGGCGACTCAAGCTCAAGCAGGAGTTTCAGTTAGAGTGTTACCTCGAGCTTGAATATGAGCGACATTTTGAGCAGTTCTTCATGCCGACACTGCGTGGCTCTACCGAAGGCTCCAAGAAGCGTTATGTGGGCGCCTATCGTCAGGAAGACCAAAGCCTCAAGCTGGTGTTCAAGGGGATGGAGCAGGTGAGGAGTGACTGGAGCCCCTTGGCGCGGGAGGTACAGGCCGAGCTCTATTATCGACTGTTTGCCAAGCAGGATGTGCTCGGCTATTTAAAACAAATTGTGGATGCGCTGCAGCGGGGAGAACTCGACGACAGGCTGATTTTTTCTAAACGCCTTAGGCGCAACATCGAAGACTATACCGCTAAGTCATCACCCCACGTGAAGGCGGCGACTCTCTGGTGTCAGCGAAGTGGCAATGACAGTCATGGCAAGCGGGGCGAAAAAATAAGCTATCTGATGACACAAAACGGCGCAGAACCTGTACAGCATCTACTCGGAAAGATCGATTATCAGTATTATCTGGATAAACAGATCGCCCCCATTTCTGATCCCATACTTTCAATTTTAAACACTAGTTTCAATAATCTTGTGGCCAAGCAAATGTCGTTAATTTAG
- the dinG gene encoding ATP-dependent DNA helicase DinG: MLSADVKTQIRTIYKEIAAALPNFRSRREQNYIVAEISKTLAGEYDKHRRIIVVEAGTGIGKSLAYILGSIPLALASKKKVCIATATVALQEQLLNKDLPFFSKQSGLNFTFGLVKGRQRYVCLSKLEMLIGGDDGTQMAMWQTKPDHNQVELLQGLLKDFHEGRWNGERDTLSQQLPDHLWQQIACDKHSCHRQLASHRHCPFHKAREDVDTWDVLIANHSLLFADLELGGGVILPDPEELYYVIDEAHHLPIVARDFSSAQATLRGAIDWLEKVGKTSAKLQNQLKSYNIIAPAQAMLDHINDLTSLLTSVAQYCDGQAAKFDNPERRIRFEHGKLPAALTMLAENLATASSSALKQFNKMLVLLNEAIKDGELPKHQSEQLLSETGFMLQRLENLQKLWKMMAKEDSAKGAPMARWVEHLVGKQSDYLFNVSPIEVGYMLETLLWEKAAGVVLCSATLRALNNFNHFTHQVGLSINDGSRYLAMDSPFDFQQNATLYLPKMRTEPTDDRYTDELAEQILTLIDGEMATLVLFASYWQMEKVADLVRSKIKSPLLIQGEASRQQLLQDHKQRCDNGEVSIIFGTGSFSEGLDLPGDYLTNLIITKLPFAVPTSPVEQAHAEYIKAKGGNPFLQLTIPDASRKLIQSCGRLLRKEEDYGRITILDRRLVTKRYGKSLLDALPPFRQVIE, from the coding sequence ATGTTATCTGCCGACGTTAAAACCCAGATCCGAACGATTTACAAAGAGATTGCCGCCGCCCTGCCTAACTTTAGGTCGCGCCGGGAACAAAATTATATCGTCGCCGAGATCTCCAAGACACTCGCCGGTGAATATGACAAGCATAGACGCATCATAGTGGTCGAGGCAGGCACAGGCATAGGTAAGTCGCTGGCTTATATCTTAGGTTCGATTCCACTGGCGTTGGCGAGCAAGAAGAAGGTTTGTATCGCCACCGCCACGGTCGCCCTGCAGGAGCAGCTTCTCAACAAGGACTTACCCTTCTTCTCCAAACAATCAGGGCTCAACTTCACCTTCGGCCTAGTAAAGGGACGTCAACGCTATGTCTGTCTCTCTAAGCTTGAGATGCTGATCGGCGGCGATGACGGCACTCAGATGGCCATGTGGCAGACCAAGCCGGATCATAACCAGGTCGAGCTCTTACAAGGCCTGCTGAAAGATTTTCACGAAGGACGCTGGAACGGCGAGCGCGACACACTGTCTCAGCAGCTGCCGGATCACCTGTGGCAGCAGATCGCCTGCGATAAACACAGCTGCCACAGACAGCTCGCCAGCCACAGGCACTGCCCCTTCCATAAGGCCCGTGAAGATGTCGACACCTGGGACGTACTGATTGCCAACCATAGCCTACTGTTTGCCGATCTCGAACTGGGCGGCGGGGTGATTCTGCCAGATCCGGAAGAGCTCTATTATGTGATTGACGAGGCCCATCACCTGCCGATAGTGGCCAGAGACTTCTCCAGTGCCCAGGCGACCCTCAGGGGCGCCATCGACTGGCTTGAAAAGGTCGGCAAAACCAGCGCCAAGCTGCAGAACCAGCTCAAGAGCTACAACATTATCGCCCCCGCCCAGGCCATGCTAGATCACATCAACGATCTCACCAGCCTGCTCACCAGCGTCGCCCAATATTGCGACGGCCAGGCGGCGAAGTTTGATAACCCCGAGCGGCGCATCCGCTTCGAACACGGCAAGCTACCGGCGGCCTTGACCATGCTGGCGGAAAACCTGGCCACGGCATCGAGCAGCGCGCTCAAGCAATTTAACAAGATGCTGGTGCTGCTCAACGAGGCGATTAAAGATGGCGAGCTACCTAAGCATCAGTCGGAGCAGCTACTGAGCGAGACAGGCTTCATGTTACAGCGCCTGGAGAATCTGCAGAAGTTGTGGAAGATGATGGCCAAGGAAGACAGCGCCAAGGGCGCCCCCATGGCTCGCTGGGTCGAGCACCTGGTAGGCAAACAGAGCGACTATCTGTTTAACGTCTCGCCGATCGAGGTGGGATATATGCTCGAAACCCTGCTGTGGGAGAAGGCCGCCGGCGTGGTGCTCTGTAGCGCTACCCTGAGGGCACTGAATAACTTCAACCACTTTACCCATCAGGTAGGACTCTCCATCAACGATGGCAGTCGCTATCTGGCCATGGACAGTCCGTTTGATTTCCAGCAGAACGCCACCCTATATCTGCCCAAGATGCGCACCGAACCCACGGACGATCGCTATACCGACGAGCTAGCGGAACAGATCCTCACCCTAATCGACGGTGAGATGGCGACCCTAGTACTGTTTGCCTCCTACTGGCAGATGGAGAAGGTAGCCGATCTGGTCAGAAGCAAGATTAAGTCGCCGCTGCTTATCCAAGGGGAAGCCTCCCGTCAGCAGCTGCTACAAGATCATAAGCAGCGCTGCGATAACGGCGAGGTCAGCATCATCTTCGGTACCGGCAGTTTTTCTGAGGGTCTCGACCTTCCCGGCGACTACCTGACGAACCTGATCATCACAAAACTGCCCTTTGCCGTGCCCACCTCACCGGTGGAACAGGCACACGCGGAATACATTAAGGCAAAGGGAGGAAATCCCTTCTTACAGCTGACGATCCCAGATGCTTCGCGTAAACTGATCCAAAGTTGTGGTAGATTACTGCGTAAAGAAGAGGATTATGGCAGAATCACCATATTGGATCGCCGTTTAGTGACCAAACGCTACGGCAAGTCCCTACTGGATGCCCTGCCTCCCTTTCGTCAAGTCATTGAATAG
- a CDS encoding sulfite exporter TauE/SafE family protein, whose product MDLLLDPGSWAILAATGFIAGFIDAIAGGGGLLSIPALLTIGIPPHTALGTNKLAASFGSSMAAFTYYRKQFFTPRFWYHASIATFIGAVIGTFVVYLIDNQWLEKWLPLFIIAVALYTLLKPNAMGCPTYEPPVKAPSKFKQWRQGIPLGFYDGFAGPATGAFWTISSVSQYKLPVLNSCGLARAMTLISNLTSLSVFLALGQVNLMVGLSMGLCMMLGSFIGARTAIKFGVPFIRPLFISIVILIAINLAWGAWA is encoded by the coding sequence TTGGATCTATTACTCGACCCAGGTAGCTGGGCGATTCTGGCTGCGACCGGCTTTATCGCAGGTTTTATCGATGCCATCGCCGGTGGCGGTGGCCTGCTGTCGATCCCGGCCCTGCTCACCATAGGCATTCCACCCCATACGGCGCTGGGCACTAACAAGTTGGCGGCCAGCTTCGGCTCCTCCATGGCGGCCTTCACCTACTATCGCAAGCAGTTTTTCACCCCCAGATTTTGGTATCACGCCTCCATTGCCACCTTTATCGGCGCTGTCATAGGCACCTTTGTGGTCTACCTCATCGACAATCAATGGCTCGAGAAGTGGCTACCGCTGTTTATCATCGCCGTGGCCCTCTATACGCTACTAAAACCCAATGCCATGGGCTGCCCCACCTATGAGCCGCCGGTAAAGGCGCCCTCTAAATTTAAGCAGTGGCGCCAAGGGATACCGCTTGGCTTCTACGACGGATTTGCCGGCCCGGCGACCGGCGCCTTTTGGACCATCAGCAGTGTGTCTCAATATAAGCTGCCTGTACTCAATAGCTGTGGCCTTGCCAGAGCCATGACGCTGATCAGCAACCTCACCTCACTGAGTGTGTTTCTGGCATTAGGCCAGGTAAATCTGATGGTCGGACTGTCGATGGGGCTGTGTATGATGCTTGGCTCATTCATCGGCGCCCGCACCGCCATCAAATTTGGCGTGCCTTTTATTCGCCCCCTGTTTATTAGCATAGTGATACTCATCGCCATTAATCTGGCCTGGGGAGCCTGGGCATGA
- a CDS encoding primosomal replication protein, whose translation MKTNELIHRLRVQLKQLEQEVLQHDSQLPKGERKLLQDTERFNDNLFNQAGAQLGPCIDQLSKKIAQLEKLLQGNISATTIALACEGIQDRFTALRRALNTTALGVKSAEQQKASRIAHARKRRQKSHAQSGFNWIAAGVMNNSHQLYEELNKHMNWVHTFEQKIAHLQSKLENCHSADKIALQNEILLVHRRLGKCRQAISYIEDRIQAFERPYKHQNR comes from the coding sequence ATGAAGACAAATGAACTTATCCACCGCCTGCGAGTCCAACTAAAACAGTTAGAGCAAGAGGTGCTGCAACACGACAGCCAATTGCCTAAGGGCGAGCGTAAGCTGCTGCAAGATACAGAGCGATTTAACGACAATCTGTTTAATCAAGCGGGTGCTCAGCTTGGCCCCTGCATAGATCAGCTCAGTAAGAAGATTGCTCAGCTCGAGAAGTTGCTCCAGGGCAATATTTCGGCGACCACCATCGCGCTGGCCTGCGAAGGTATTCAGGACAGGTTTACCGCCCTGAGGCGCGCGTTGAATACCACGGCGCTAGGGGTAAAGTCGGCCGAGCAGCAGAAGGCGTCTCGCATCGCCCACGCGCGCAAGCGGCGACAGAAGAGCCATGCCCAGAGCGGATTTAATTGGATCGCGGCTGGCGTGATGAATAACAGCCACCAGCTCTATGAAGAATTGAACAAACATATGAACTGGGTTCACACCTTTGAACAAAAAATTGCACATTTGCAATCTAAGCTTGAAAACTGTCATAGTGCTGACAAAATTGCACTGCAAAATGAAATACTTTTGGTCCATCGCCGCTTAGGCAAGTGCCGACAAGCTATCAGCTATATAGAAGATCGTATTCAGGCGTTCGAACGCCCATACAAGCATCAGAATCGTTAA
- a CDS encoding DUF2057 domain-containing protein, with amino-acid sequence MKSIKPITALIALLGASSAMAANLSIPMAFEYLALDGKKVEGSLFNHKSDLELSQGTHKIAIRYHDMVQDDFSDSESFVKSSPFIVTLAVDGDYDYRLQPAEGEIIKKPKSFAKSPAVVISRIDGGAVNYKVTHTELTEDSFVSKLFNGNSGQDIETAAAAATGTAVAAHAAAPVQPAGTVEAVTLPATLPANPTASDAAHAQQMLQYWWLHADDKTRKEFMSWAIKQL; translated from the coding sequence ATGAAATCAATCAAGCCAATCACCGCTTTAATCGCTCTGCTTGGTGCCTCATCGGCAATGGCTGCCAACCTCTCCATCCCCATGGCATTCGAATACCTTGCCCTAGACGGCAAGAAGGTAGAAGGCAGCCTGTTTAATCACAAATCTGATCTTGAGCTAAGCCAAGGCACGCACAAAATCGCTATCCGTTACCATGACATGGTGCAAGACGACTTCAGCGACAGCGAAAGCTTTGTAAAATCATCTCCCTTCATCGTGACCCTGGCGGTTGACGGCGACTATGATTACCGCCTGCAGCCGGCCGAAGGCGAGATCATCAAGAAGCCCAAGTCATTCGCCAAATCACCAGCAGTAGTGATCAGCCGTATCGATGGCGGCGCGGTCAACTACAAGGTGACTCACACCGAGCTCACTGAAGACAGCTTCGTCAGCAAGCTGTTTAACGGCAACTCGGGTCAGGATATCGAAACCGCAGCCGCCGCCGCGACAGGTACAGCCGTCGCCGCCCATGCTGCTGCGCCAGTACAACCAGCTGGTACTGTCGAAGCCGTTACCCTACCCGCGACGCTACCGGCCAATCCAACTGCTAGCGATGCCGCTCATGCTCAGCAGATGTTGCAATACTGGTGGCTACATGCCGACGACAAGACACGTAAAGAGTTTATGAGCTGGGCTATCAAACAGCTGTAA
- a CDS encoding histone deacetylase family protein: protein MVPLVYHASYSQLALPHHHRFPITKYQALYQYLLDRQIVDPTAFHSPEAVSLEWLKSIHCPDYVMQFIEQRLPDKAVRRLGFPLSERLTQRTLYSVGGTHLACELAVRHGVALQLSGGYHHAHYQFGSGYCVFNDLISAALHAQSLAGIVTVLIFDCDVHQGDGTAAMGQAYDNLYTCSIHCQENFPARKQTSDLDLELSRGVGDEEYLEAVAQTLALAIRLYQPDLIIYDAGVDVHQADRLGHLNITTEGIYQRDRLVLDNAKAASIPIACVVGGGYSKEIEVLAERHAQVFIAAHAIW from the coding sequence ATGGTTCCACTCGTCTATCACGCCAGCTATTCACAGCTGGCGTTACCCCACCACCACAGATTTCCCATCACTAAATACCAGGCACTCTACCAATACTTATTGGATAGACAGATAGTCGACCCGACCGCATTTCACTCCCCCGAGGCGGTCAGCCTGGAGTGGCTGAAATCGATCCATTGTCCAGACTATGTCATGCAGTTTATCGAGCAACGTCTGCCCGACAAGGCGGTGCGCCGACTGGGATTTCCCCTTAGCGAGCGATTGACTCAGCGGACACTCTACTCTGTCGGCGGCACCCATCTTGCCTGTGAGCTGGCAGTTAGACATGGCGTTGCCCTGCAACTCAGCGGCGGTTATCACCATGCTCACTATCAGTTTGGCAGCGGCTACTGCGTATTTAACGATCTGATCTCCGCCGCCCTGCATGCCCAGAGCCTGGCGGGCATAGTGACAGTGCTCATCTTCGACTGCGACGTGCATCAGGGCGATGGTACCGCCGCCATGGGCCAGGCCTATGACAATCTCTACACCTGCTCCATTCACTGCCAGGAAAACTTCCCCGCCCGCAAACAGACCTCAGATCTCGATCTGGAGTTGAGCCGCGGTGTCGGTGATGAGGAATATCTCGAGGCTGTCGCTCAAACCTTAGCGCTCGCAATTCGCCTCTATCAGCCGGATTTGATTATTTATGATGCTGGGGTCGATGTGCATCAGGCCGACAGGCTAGGCCACCTCAATATCACCACAGAAGGGATCTACCAAAGGGACAGGCTGGTGCTGGACAACGCCAAGGCGGCCAGCATTCCCATCGCCTGCGTCGTCGGCGGGGGTTATAGCAAGGAGATAGAGGTGCTCGCCGAGCGCCACGCACAAGTTTTTATTGCCGCTCACGCCATATGGTAG
- a CDS encoding late competence development ComFB family protein, with product MQLEIRNYYEVLLMELLSDEGLFDELPEDYLADLCCVTLNQLPVRYIRHLVDTYFFEDYDELKQMKEEIQTALEKSRAFLKSKLPEEQIQAE from the coding sequence ATGCAACTGGAAATTCGCAATTATTACGAAGTGCTGTTGATGGAGTTACTGTCTGATGAAGGATTATTTGACGAGCTACCCGAAGACTATCTAGCCGATCTCTGCTGCGTGACCCTAAACCAACTGCCGGTACGTTACATACGTCATCTGGTGGATACCTACTTCTTCGAAGACTACGACGAACTCAAACAGATGAAGGAAGAGATCCAGACCGCACTGGAAAAATCGCGCGCCTTCTTAAAGTCAAAACTACCGGAAGAACAGATTCAGGCGGAATAG
- a CDS encoding ComEA family DNA-binding protein: MKNLLLAAFVVASFSLFPALAAEQVSIPADTAQASLSQVNINTASAQELTQLKGIGEAKASAIVEYRDAHGKFNSIEELTQVKGIGPKVIEQNKAILAL, from the coding sequence ATGAAGAACCTACTTTTAGCTGCGTTCGTCGTAGCGTCATTTTCCCTCTTTCCCGCGCTGGCTGCCGAACAGGTTTCAATACCTGCCGACACGGCCCAGGCGAGCCTAAGCCAGGTTAATATCAATACCGCAAGCGCCCAGGAGCTGACTCAGCTCAAGGGCATTGGTGAAGCTAAGGCGTCGGCCATAGTCGAGTACCGAGATGCTCACGGTAAATTCAACAGCATTGAAGAATTAACCCAGGTAAAGGGTATCGGCCCTAAGGTGATCGAACAGAACAAGGCGATACTGGCCCTGTAG
- a CDS encoding SLC13 family permease: MSLDTTQEAIAAPPKQAAQTNLPILFGDIVLFALLYNFLPFEPGVNTGIAILVFAAVLWLTEAIHISVTAILIPIMGVLLGVFETKAAMSNFANPIIYLFFGGFVLAAALNHQGIDRRIAQKVLTASKGKLSIACMLLFGITALLSMWISNTATAAMMLPLALGILRQLDFKEHRSTYLFMLLGIAYSANIGGIGTLVGSPPNAIAAAQVGLSFADWLEFGLLTVALMLPSMLIALYIYLKPNLNVVCEIPKSNEQLALQGKLTLLIFLTTVCCWIFSKPISNALGGIKQFDTIVALGSVVMLAGLGLVDWKKIEKTTDWGVLILFGGGLTLSAILKTTGTSVFLAHWVTDIFGNTHMALFTFAVIFFVVMLTEFASNTASAALLVPVFAAIAEALGLSPVMLSVLIGIAASCAFMLPVATPPNAIVYGSGFIKQSEMMRAGVIINFISMLALYVIAHLFWTI, from the coding sequence ATGTCCCTCGACACCACACAAGAGGCGATCGCCGCACCGCCAAAGCAGGCAGCCCAAACCAACTTGCCGATTCTATTTGGCGATATAGTGCTGTTTGCCTTGCTCTATAACTTTCTGCCTTTCGAGCCAGGGGTGAATACCGGCATCGCTATTCTCGTCTTCGCCGCCGTACTCTGGCTGACCGAAGCAATTCACATCAGCGTCACCGCCATACTGATCCCTATCATGGGCGTCTTGCTGGGAGTTTTTGAAACCAAGGCGGCCATGAGCAACTTCGCCAATCCTATCATCTATCTCTTCTTCGGTGGCTTCGTGCTGGCCGCGGCCCTCAACCATCAGGGCATTGATAGACGTATCGCCCAAAAGGTATTGACCGCCTCCAAGGGCAAACTCAGTATCGCCTGCATGCTGCTGTTTGGGATCACAGCGCTACTCTCCATGTGGATCAGCAACACGGCCACGGCGGCCATGATGCTGCCTCTGGCCCTTGGGATCCTCAGGCAACTGGATTTCAAGGAGCACAGAAGCACCTATCTCTTCATGCTGCTGGGCATCGCCTACTCCGCCAACATTGGCGGCATAGGCACCCTGGTGGGCAGCCCGCCGAACGCGATTGCCGCAGCCCAGGTCGGCCTGAGTTTCGCCGACTGGCTAGAGTTTGGCCTGCTTACCGTGGCCCTCATGCTGCCTAGCATGTTGATTGCGCTCTATATCTACCTAAAACCCAACCTCAATGTGGTGTGTGAGATCCCTAAGAGCAACGAACAACTCGCCCTGCAGGGTAAGCTCACCTTGCTTATCTTCCTTACCACTGTGTGCTGCTGGATCTTCAGCAAGCCTATCTCCAACGCACTGGGGGGAATTAAACAGTTCGACACCATAGTGGCACTGGGTTCAGTCGTCATGCTAGCCGGGCTTGGTCTGGTCGACTGGAAGAAGATTGAGAAAACCACTGACTGGGGCGTGCTGATCCTCTTCGGTGGCGGCCTCACGCTCAGCGCCATCCTCAAAACCACGGGCACCAGCGTCTTCCTGGCCCATTGGGTCACCGATATCTTCGGCAATACCCATATGGCGCTGTTTACCTTTGCGGTGATCTTCTTCGTGGTGATGCTTACCGAATTTGCCAGTAACACCGCCAGCGCCGCCCTCCTGGTGCCTGTGTTTGCCGCCATCGCCGAGGCGTTAGGCCTGTCACCCGTGATGCTCTCTGTGCTCATAGGTATCGCAGCGTCCTGCGCCTTTATGTTACCGGTTGCCACACCGCCAAACGCCATCGTTTACGGCTCTGGCTTTATCAAGCAATCTGAGATGATGCGCGCCGGGGTGATCATCAACTTCATCAGTATGTTGGCGCTCTATGTAATCGCCCATCTGTTCTGGACCATCTAA
- the megL gene encoding methionine gamma-lyase — MQDKWKLATQVIHAGHEANQHGALVSPLVQSATFTFETVEQGGDCFAGEQQGYIYTRLGNPTTAELERKMAVLEGSEAAAATASGMAAVSAALLTNLSQGDHLVASKAVYGCTFALMTEQFKRFGIEVTLVDFCEVANIAQAIRPNTKALFCETPVNPHLDVYDLAAIAALAKRHQLVSIVDNTFMTPLLQRPLSMGIDMVIHSATKYLNGHGDVIAGIVCGTEEMITKVKLEVLKDIGGVISPHDAWLILRGLKTLDVRLARHCDNAERVAEYLQQHPQVARVYYPGLKGHSGHALLGKQMLRAGGVVAFELKGSFDAAKAFANRLKLFKIAVSLGDAESLIQHPASMTHSPYSPEARMDAGIGDSLLRISLGLEDSDDIIADLAQAFGE; from the coding sequence ATGCAAGATAAATGGAAACTTGCCACTCAGGTGATCCATGCTGGGCATGAGGCCAATCAGCATGGCGCCTTGGTATCCCCTTTGGTGCAAAGCGCCACCTTTACCTTTGAGACAGTCGAGCAGGGCGGTGATTGCTTTGCCGGCGAACAACAAGGCTATATCTACACTCGCCTTGGCAATCCCACCACGGCAGAGCTAGAACGTAAGATGGCGGTGCTGGAAGGCAGTGAAGCCGCAGCCGCGACCGCCTCCGGCATGGCGGCGGTATCTGCGGCCCTGCTGACCAATCTGAGCCAGGGCGACCACCTGGTCGCTTCCAAGGCTGTCTATGGCTGTACCTTTGCCCTGATGACGGAGCAGTTTAAGCGCTTTGGCATAGAGGTGACCCTGGTGGATTTCTGCGAGGTGGCCAACATAGCTCAGGCCATTCGCCCCAACACTAAGGCGCTGTTTTGCGAGACGCCTGTTAATCCACATCTGGATGTCTATGATCTCGCCGCCATTGCTGCACTGGCCAAGCGCCATCAGCTGGTCAGTATCGTCGACAACACCTTTATGACGCCACTGTTGCAACGCCCGCTGAGCATGGGTATAGACATGGTGATCCACAGTGCGACTAAGTATCTCAACGGTCATGGTGACGTGATCGCCGGAATCGTCTGTGGCACCGAGGAGATGATCACTAAGGTCAAACTTGAGGTGCTCAAGGATATCGGCGGGGTGATCTCGCCTCACGATGCCTGGCTGATCTTACGCGGGCTGAAGACGCTAGATGTCAGATTAGCGCGCCACTGCGACAACGCCGAGCGGGTCGCCGAATATCTGCAGCAGCACCCTCAGGTGGCCAGAGTCTATTATCCTGGCCTCAAGGGACATTCGGGCCATGCCCTGCTGGGTAAGCAGATGCTCAGGGCCGGCGGTGTGGTCGCCTTCGAACTCAAAGGCAGCTTCGATGCCGCCAAGGCGTTCGCTAATCGACTCAAGCTCTTTAAAATTGCGGTCAGTCTGGGGGATGCCGAGTCGTTGATCCAGCATCCTGCCTCTATGACGCATTCCCCCTATTCGCCAGAGGCCAGAATGGACGCCGGCATAGGCGATAGCCTGTTGAGGATCTCCCTAGGCCTGGAAGACAGCGATGACATCATTGCCGATCTGGCGCAGGCCTTCGGGGAATAG